The Quercus robur chromosome 3, dhQueRobu3.1, whole genome shotgun sequence DNA segment AGTAAGTTGAATGGTCCAGGCTTCAATGATCTAGTAATTGCTTGAAAGGCCTGAAAAGGAAAACACACGATCAAAGGTGACTAGGGCGAACCTACCAAGAACCCttcgatgcttaagttagtttctTTCTTAAATTCTGGAATTCCAACTTTTTGGGAGTTGTCTAAAGCTTACCTTCATTTGATATGAATGAGTGTTTATATATTGTGCACTTGAAGCAGTTACTTGTCTCGTAACTTCCCCTATTTTTGAGGAAGCCAGAAGGTTCAGGGTTAACTTCCACAACTACTATaggagttagaatattcaatcTTATCTTCCATAACCGTCATTGGAGGTTAAGTACTTAGTAAGAAGTTGTAGCAATGAACCTGGACTTTACTCATGCCTTGAAATAGTAACACGTGGTTCAATTCACTAACTCTTGTAGACAAATTTTCATGGAATTTTCCCAAGTGTCTAGTGTTGTCCATGTGTTTTCCTTATGGACGACCCGTGTGCCTATGGACGACTGTCATACTAACTAGAGCCATTCTTTCCTCCCTCGGGTGCTAAACAAAACTggcttctttaaattttttgacaagTTGCTTTACCCTACTTAGATACTTCTTCATCCGATCTTCCTTAGCTTCACACATTCCATTCACATGATTGATAATCAACTGTGAATCCCCTTGGATGACTACTGACTCCGTCCCTAAGGACCTAGCCAattccaatcctttaaggaGAGCTTCATATTCAGCCTCATTATTGGTGGTTTGGTATTGTAGACAGGCTGCATATTTCAACTTATCTCCTTCCGGGGACTTAAGTATAATTCCAATTCCTACTGCATATAACGTGGATGAGCCATCCACATTGATGACCCACCTTTGAGCTTCATCCACCTCGTCTTGCTCACCTTGGTTGAGAGTGAATTCTGCAATGAAATCCGCCAATACCTGTGCTTTTATCGCGTTTCTTGGTTAGTACCTGATATCAAACTCACTAAGTTCCATGGCCCATTGGATTAATCGTCCTGTGGCTTCCAATTTGTTCATCGCCTTCTTTAGTGGATGTTATGACATGAGCCTGAAAGTAATGCCTCAACTTCCTAGAAGCCATGACCAAAGCAAAGGCTAGCTTTTCCATCATTGGGTATCGACCTTCTGCCCCTGTTAGCTCTCGGCTTGTATAATAAACCGGCTTCCGCATCTTcccttcttctctaatcaacGCTGAGCTCAATGCATGTGTGGACACcattaaatacaaatataattcTTCACCTGGTATAGATGGGCTTAGTAGATGAGCTACTGTGAGGTAGGCCTTGAGGACTTGAAAGGCCTTTTGACACTTGTCTGTCCCTTCAAATGCCTTTTTAAGAATCTTAAAAAATGGCAAGCACTTGTCagtagctttagagacaaacctgttaaggGCAGCAACTCATCCGGTGAGAGATTGGACTTCTTTGATGTTCCTTGGTGGCTCTATATTCAGTATTACCCTAGATTTTATCAGGATTCACCTCAATTCCCCTATGTGAAACCATGAACCCAAGAAACTTACCAGACAAGACTCCGAAAGCACACTTGCTTGGATTCAATTTCATGTTATATCATCTAAGCGTATCAAAGGTCTCTTGAAGGTCGTCCAGATGCTTTTCCTCGTCCAAAATCTTTACCAGCATATCATTTACGTAAACTTCCACATTTCGTCCAATCCGTGGACAGAACATATGGTTAACCAGCTTTGATAAGTTGCTCCCGCGTTCTTCAAActgaagggcatcaccttgtagcaaAACAAACCTTGGATGGTAACAAAAgatgtcttctcttggtcttcCTCGTCCATCCTTATTTGATTATAgcctgagaaggcgtccataAAACTTAGCAATTTATGACCCGTAGTCAAGTCCACCAACTGGTCAATGCAATGCAACAGATAGCTATCCTTTGGGCAAGCTTTGTTCGAATCAGTGAAGTCAACGCACATCCTCTACTTGCCATTAgctttcttgaccatcaccACATTAACTAACCAATTCGGGTAATAAACTTCTTGGATAAATTTTGCCATGGTTAACTTTTGGACTTCCTCTTTAATAGCATTATCTCGTTTGGGAGCAAAAGCCCACTTCTTTTGATGCACAGGCTTAGAGGAAGAATACACGTTCAAACGGTGAGTGATTACACTTGGGTTAATACCCGGCATGTCCTCATGACTCTATGCGAATACATCCATgctcttctttaaaaaatggACAAGGTCTTGCTTCGTCTTCATTTCCATGCTTGTTCCAATCCTTGTGAACTTCTTGAGGTTGCTTTTGTCCAAAGGaacatcttccaatgcttctgTGGGCTCCGTGGTAACCCTTCTCTCATCTATGCTCATCGTCTGCACGTGCTTATCCATGGCTAACATGGCTAGATAGCATTCTCTGGCAGTTAATTGGTCTCCTTGCACTTGACCCACTCCGTAATATGTTGGGAACTTCACAAACAAATGATAAGTAGATGTTATTGCCTTCCAACTATTTAAACTCGGTCTTCCAATGATAGCGTTGTATGAAATTGAATAGTCTATGACAAGAAAATTTACTTCTTTGGTTATCTATTGTGGATATGTTCCTACCACCACATGTAACGTAATGGTACCCACGGGTTGTACTTTCATTCCTCCAAATCCTACCAAAGGTGAATTTACTGGACGAAGTTGATCTCATCCAAGCCTTATTTGCTGGAAAGCAGGGTAATATAAGATATCCGCCGAACTCCCATTGTCCACCAACACCCTTCTGGTCATATAATCAGCAATAAGCAAAGTGATGACAATCGCGTCGTCATGTGGGTGGTGAATCCTTTCAACATCCTTGTCCGTGAACATAATGACTTACTCGTTTGTTACCCTCTGCCTTGGGGATCATCCTAAAAGTTGGATGTTTTACACTACCTTCAAGTACGTCTTCCTTGGCTTGGAAGATTGTCCTATCGAGATCCCTCCTATAATAACTCTTATTTCTCCAAGTAGAGGTCGTGACGACTCTTCTAACTTTCCCTTCAACTTCTCATCTTTGtgatctcgtccaaggaaatttctcaattttcctTCCCTGATGAGATTCTCTATCTACTACTTCAAATCAAAACACTCATCCGTGTCATGCCTATGGTCTCTGTGGAAGTGGCAATACTTGTTCCTATTGCACTTGTTGGGATTTCCCTTCATTTTTTCCGGccacttcaaggaaggatcatccttgatttgcataagcaCTTGTTCAAGCGGCATGTTCAAGGGCATGTATTGTTGACTTCGTGTTGAAGAGCTTGCCTTTTTGTTGTCTCGATCTATCTTTTCTCCTGCCCATGCCTTCTTTGGACAAGGACCCTGCTCAGGATGGCATGAGAGATTTGCTTCCATTCACTCGACTCTCTTCCTTTGCTTAGCTATAATTGCATCTTCTACATTCATGAAGTTTTGGGCTAAATGGACGAGTTCAGCCATGGTTTGAGGCTCTTGCTCATAAAGCTTATAGATGAATAAATTAGAATTAACTCCATTATGGAAGgctaccaataacaacttgtcgtCTATCTCGTTCACCGTCAGGGCTTCCTTGTTGAAACGAGTAATGAAGGACTGCAAGCTTTCATTTTCCCCTTGCTTTATGGTTAACAGGTTGGACAATGAACGTTTATGCCTTTGTCCTCCGATAAAATTGTTGACAAACAGCTTACTTAATTCTTTGAAAGAACTTACAATATTCGAAGGTATCTTGCTGAACCACACTCGTGCTGGCCCTTTGAGGGTGGTAGGGAAGGCCTCGTACATAATCTCATCTGgaaccccttgaaggtgcatcgtAGTCTTGAAAGTAGTGATATGATCAAAAGAGTCACGCGTTCCATCATATGAGTCTAAGGAAGGCATCTTGAACTTAGGAGGCAAAGGGTGACTATTGATGGAAGCCGTGAAAAGGAAGTCTGTTCGATGAACTAAATCATCTATGGGATTCACCCTTCTCATGTTCTCCCACATCTCGTCCATGGACTTCCTCATCTGATCCATATCCCTCTCCAAGTGTGGCACCTTTCGTGAAGCAGTACCCCTTGACTGGCTTTTGGGCTCAACATTTCCTCCTCTATCTTCTTGACTCTAGGCTTGTCCTTCGTGTATCTTTCATGGTGTTGCCTCCTTAGACTAATCTCCCTAGTCAACTCTTGATTCTGATGGGTTAATTCCGCCATGGTGGCTACCATGGACTGTACATGTTGGATGGAAGGCGGTTGCATTACAGGTGCTGACTGTCGATCATGGTGGGGATTACTAGAAGCATCTCTACTCTCTTGGTAGCCTGGGCTAGCAGCCCTTGATCTTGTCCAAACCATACAACCTTTTGTCGGAGAAAGATAAACtgcaaaacacaaaattaatctTCCCCACAGATGGCTCCAACTAATGTTACACAAAAAATCAGTAGACTGAATGCTCTGGGCTTCAATGATCTAGTAGTTGCTTGAAAGGCCTAAAAAGGAAAACACACAATCAAAGGTGACTGGGGCGgaccggccaagaaccctccaatgcttaagttagtttctctcttaaattcTGGAATTCCAACTTTTTAGGAGTTGTCTAAAACCTTCATTTGATATGAATGAGTGTCTATATAGTGTGTACTTGAAGCGGTTACTTGTTTCGTAGCTTCCCCTATTTTTGAGGAAGTTAGAAGGTTCAGGGTTAACTTCCGCAACCGCTATAGGAGTTAGAATATTTAATCTTATCTTTCATAACCGTCATTGGAAGTTAAGTACTTAGTAAGAAGTTGTAGCAATGAACTTGGATTTTACTCATTACTTGGAATAGTAACACGTGGTTCAATTCACTAACTCTTGTAGACAAACTTTCTTGGAATTTTCCCAAGTGTCTGGGGTCGTCCATGTGTTTTCCTCATGGATGACCCGTCGTGTGCTTATGGACGACTGTCATACTAGGTAGAGCCATTCTTGCTTTCTTGACCTGGACGACTCTCATGGACAAATTGGAGTAGGTTCAATTTTCAGTTCACcatcaataataacaaaatactatataaatatgtaatatgaaatttcttaattatataattttttttttttgaaataaatgaatCGTTTACAAAGTTTTACTCACGTTATTTGTTGTAGTTGTTTATGcagaaataatttttgttaattaaaattattattaaaagtttttatatcACAAAAAATTAACCAGACTAgttattatcaattgaaaaaagaaaaaaaaaagatgacagctaaaatatataaaaatttaattagcaaTTTTATATCTCAAAATcaataaagaaattttaaataaaatgcatatataatttagaaatttaataagtgttattttatcaataattacATATATGCACTTAAATTTATAGCTTGTTGCTTTAAACTATATTGAACTAAACTTGGCCACCCATGTGAGGTAAATGAGGACTCAAACATGACATCTCAAGACCTCACTTTTTTGGTACTTTTGAGGCCTCATTGTCCCAACTCGATctttgtgtgtttttctttagtttttatttgtaaatctATATTTTCATCCTCCCCTCTCTCTTCAGGGAGCCTCGAACAAGTGCATTGACACTTTCAATGGTGTAATATTTAAAAGATAGATAATTAACAAGAAGGTTATTGTATCAATAGTAACAATAATAGAGGTACaacaatttgttttttcataacaTGATAAATTATGATTGGTGTAGTATCACTACCtcaaatatcacttttattgtaTATACATCATAATTTATCACCTCAACTATTTGtgcaaaaaattgtaaaagttgTTATGGATATGGACTTAtgattattttacattttaaatattaaaacaatGACATAAGATTTTaagatttggattttaattaactcaattgataaaaaaaaattgtcgttaaataaatttttgggATTCGAATCACATGTACATAAAAAACTGATTAGtattttaatctaataataagAGCAATGATATAGAATGAACACCAAATActaaaattctatcatatttattataaaaaaaaaagaaaaagaaaaaggaaagatatggtaaataaacccaaataaaaCGAATGTCAAAATTCTGACAAAACAGAGAACAGTACATAAGTGTACAATGCCAGTTTGGAGACCATCATACCGAACTacaatacaaaagaaaagatgcTTCAGAGATATACCATTATGTTCCATAATAATCTTTCTACATGTCAATCGGAAGAAGCGACCACTTGGCCATGGCTAGCTCCCATATAAGAAGCCCTCTCCACTTAATATACGCTTAATTTTCTCCATATATTCCAACATATATaccacctttaaaaaaaaaaaaaaaaaactattaatctCGCTAAGATACAACAACAAACATGAAAATGGGAATGGAAGCTGATATGAGTATAGCATATGGGTACAAGACAAAGCAACCTTCATCACTCTTGAGCTCCATTTTCATGTCCACAGCTAACGCAGCAGCAAAGACGCTGGTTTCTGTGTCAAAAACCCAACAGACggagaagtggaaggccatggatCATATGCGGTTCATGGTCATGCTAATCACTTGGCTCACTCTCTGGGTTCTTAGGGTTTTAATGGATTACTTGCCTTCCTCATCAATACCCTATTCTCCCCAATATCTCCTTGGATTCGTTGGATCATTGGCCTTACCAGGaccctcatcatcatcatcttcttcttcttttccttcgcTGGATTTGGTTGTTCATGAAGGACTTGATGGACCCTCAGTTCAAGCCCTTGGTAGAGCACTTTCACAAGTAAGCCTAGCCTATCTAGTTACTActtgttattattaataattttttttttcttttcgacCACATGTTCCTAAAGTAATTTGATTATTTGATAGTCGGCTGattctaaatattaattttttttttcctaattgataaaattattttccttataaaacataaaataaaataaaaaccattaatatatatatatatatatataattgtcggtccttaaaaagaaacccaaaataataatttaagtgAATGACAAAAGAATCTTAAATCAAGAGGTGTGCGTTGCACTGCTTATATGCGCCCATTTATAGGCAATATTCCAGATGGCAGTTTTTGGCGGATTAGGGAACAAGTGGCCTACATGCAAATTGCAATGCAACGTTAACGTGCCACGCAAAAATCTGACAGAATCCGACACAAGCAAGCGAAATCTTTCTAACATTGGATAAGTCCATTGCATTGCATTGCTAGATCTacgttttggttttggttttctAAACGTAACAAATAAATCCATCACTCCTTTCAAATCGTTACTTTCTTTCTTATCAGAAATTATATTAAGAGTCTTGGTGTTTTACCTCCCTCCTAACACATTCTCACTCTATTTTTCTCATTGGGTTAAGCCCTTTTATCACAGCTACCGACAACCATCACCGACGGCGGTGGATCCTAAACTGAAGCactggtctctctctctctcttttctagaTCGGTCTCCCTCTCTATCTATCTCACACACACTTTTCAATCTAGTGCTAAAGAGAAACTAATGACAGGGATTCAAGAATTGGAGGATGTGGTTCTTTAGTTGCATGTGCGTCAGTAGTGGTTGTGCATGGGTAACTGTGGTGAGAGATTGGTGGAAGAAAACCACCATTGGAGATAATGGCGGCGTTAACTGATGGTAGGCAGAGCTAGGACTGAGTGACTCTGGCGGGTTTGAGATTCAGTGGGGGAAGGAAGGACCCAGGACTGATTCGAAAAGGTTTGtaaaattgggattttttttgaGTTGTCTGTCTTTCCTGGTGCATTGAGTTTAGTAAAAGCATTAGTATTTTGGAGAGCAAAAAAAGTCTATATTTTGTATTCTCAAAACTGAGATAAAAACGCCAAGAGACCCAAGAACTTTGGTGTAGTTACACCCTCTCAACTTTTCTTTTAATCAATTTACTCCCTAAACTTCACATATGTGCGTTAGTCTGCTGTTAAATCTGCCACCCATCACCAGACTTCATTGTCCCACCGCCGCTCGTCTTTTCCGCTGCTGATCTGGCCATCCTTGGCTTTCTCCGCCATTCGTGGCTTTTGACAGCAACAACACCCATGTATGCCTATTGAACTTAATTCCTTGAAAGAAATCTACAACTGATCTGTGCCCCCTTACCCTTACCCTTGGTTTAATAGAAGGTGGGTAGCCATCTATAAACCTCGTACTTCCCATACACACACTtttcacttctttttctttttttaactttaacaatctgtttctagttttttttttttaaataaattaatttcttggttaaaaatttgttttattgtttatcTTGGTAATTGGTACTGGTTAGTCATCAAGATGAAGAATTGCTGATCATAAAAGGTAGAATATAAACTGAAGCTCAATCCGTGCACATGTTCATCTATTAAACTTccttaattgaaaaataacaaGCCAAATCTGTGCACATGTTACCAGCGTTGTTGCGTACAAACAACCAAGAACGGCTGCTGGAGCACGATGTCCGGCGATGCCATGGCCTGTCTCTCCCTCAGTCCTCTTAGCTTCTGTTTGTATCAGTGTTTGGCTTgttataatataattgaacGTGAGGTAACGTGAGCTCACTTTAAACAGCAGATTCAACAGCACTAACGGATGTATTAATTTGACACATGTCAAGTTTAGGGAGTAAATTGGC contains these protein-coding regions:
- the LOC126719606 gene encoding uncharacterized protein LOC126719606, which codes for MDQMRKSMDEMWENMRRVNPIDDLVHRTDFLFTASINSHPLPPKFKMPSLDSYDGTRDSFDHITTFKTTMHLQGVPDEIMYEAFPTTLKGPARVWFSKIPSNIVSSFKELSKLFVNNFIGGQRHKRSLSNLLTIKQGENESLQSFITRFNKEALTVNEIDDKLLLVAFHNGVNSNLFIYKLYEQEPQTMAELVHLAQNFMNVEDAIIAKQRKRVE